One genomic segment of Microbacterium sp. ProA8 includes these proteins:
- a CDS encoding glycoside hydrolase family 2 TIM barrel-domain containing protein, protein MTLDTIQTADARPDDDRAAFDPARIADPRFVRENRRPAHSDHRWFRSAAEAADGVSGYEQSLSGRWKIHYAKNPAAAPAGFFESGYDCESWDDIPVPAHIQLHGYDRPQYVNVQYPWDGVDEIAPGQVPERYNPVASYVKSFVLDRPLAAGETMSVSFLGAESAIAVWLNGRYLGYATDSFTPSEFDLTDALVDGENKLAAQVFKFSSGSWLEDQDFFRFSGLFRDVVLFRRPAVHVEDVRVDVDLAPANDVADVALRLALRDGSANRGVSVRARIDGVGELEDRGDGVLGIRLDRPRLWSPEDPALYEVEIEVRDGAGDLSEVIVQRVGVRRFAIEDGLLSLNGRRVVFLGVNRHEFGLAGRVQTAAEIEADILLLKAAGVNAVRTSHYPNSTAFYELADRHGLMVIDEMNLESHGVWDRIRKLGAPIDDAVPGDRPEWLPALLDRAASMYERDKNHPSVVMWSCGNESYGGTNLRDVAAYFREVDSRPVHYEGVHWDPRHEETTDVVSQMYTPAAEVEEFLREHREKPFILCEYAHAMGNSFGAVDEYIELAYREPLFQGGFIWDFADQAIALTDRYGNEYFGYGGDFGDAPNDGEFCGNGIFFTDHTPTPKLQEVAYLYQGLRIRIGDDAMTVHNRLLATSSAAYRCVVTLAREGTVLRRAEVETDIPAGETGTIPLPLAVPAAPGEYTIDVSFRLRSATAWAAEGHEVAHEQRVVRVGSPAAVVAGPAPELIRGAHNIGVRGPGFSVLFSTLYGGLASYRFGMTSDGGRELLTSMPRPHFWHAPTANERGWEAPFEDGQWLLASRYGRVRDPLTSTRVETDDSAVTVTLSYELPTRPATTCDVAYRVDGAGRVEVTQTLRLIEGLPSLPEFGMLLTTLPEFRRLRWYGDGPEECYVDRRGGARLGVYDRDVTTELTPYLRPQEAGSRTGVRWAEVTDGRGVGLRVESPDGMEFSALPWTPDEVENALHHTELPPIHRTVLRPALMRRGVGGDDSWGARTLAQYHLPTSGDLQFRFAFRGV, encoded by the coding sequence GTGACTCTCGACACCATCCAGACGGCAGACGCACGCCCGGACGACGATCGCGCGGCCTTCGACCCGGCGCGCATCGCCGATCCCCGGTTCGTGCGCGAGAACCGCCGCCCCGCGCACTCGGACCACCGCTGGTTCCGCTCGGCGGCCGAGGCCGCCGACGGCGTCAGCGGCTACGAGCAGTCGCTGAGCGGCCGGTGGAAGATCCACTACGCGAAGAACCCGGCGGCGGCGCCCGCGGGCTTCTTCGAGTCGGGCTACGACTGCGAGAGCTGGGACGACATCCCGGTGCCCGCGCACATCCAGCTGCACGGGTACGACCGCCCCCAGTACGTCAACGTCCAGTACCCGTGGGACGGTGTCGACGAGATCGCGCCGGGGCAGGTGCCCGAGCGCTACAACCCCGTCGCCTCGTACGTGAAGAGCTTCGTACTCGACCGGCCGCTCGCGGCCGGCGAGACGATGAGCGTGAGCTTCCTCGGAGCCGAGAGCGCGATCGCCGTCTGGCTGAACGGCCGCTACCTCGGGTACGCGACCGACAGCTTCACGCCGTCGGAGTTCGACCTGACCGACGCGCTCGTCGACGGGGAGAACAAGCTCGCCGCCCAGGTGTTCAAGTTCTCCAGCGGATCGTGGCTCGAGGACCAGGACTTCTTCCGCTTCTCCGGGCTGTTCCGCGACGTGGTGCTCTTCCGCCGGCCGGCCGTGCACGTCGAGGACGTCCGCGTCGACGTGGATCTCGCGCCCGCCAACGACGTCGCGGATGTGGCGCTGCGCCTCGCGCTGCGCGACGGCTCTGCGAACAGGGGCGTCTCGGTGCGCGCGCGCATCGACGGCGTGGGCGAGCTCGAGGATCGCGGCGACGGCGTGCTCGGCATCCGTCTCGACCGTCCCCGACTGTGGAGCCCCGAGGACCCGGCGCTCTACGAGGTCGAGATCGAGGTGCGCGACGGCGCCGGGGACCTGAGTGAGGTGATCGTGCAGCGGGTCGGCGTGCGCCGGTTCGCGATCGAGGACGGACTGCTCTCGCTCAACGGTCGCCGCGTCGTGTTCCTGGGCGTGAACCGTCACGAGTTCGGCCTGGCCGGACGCGTGCAGACGGCGGCCGAGATCGAGGCCGACATCCTCCTGCTCAAGGCCGCCGGCGTGAACGCGGTGCGCACCAGCCACTATCCCAACAGCACGGCCTTCTACGAGCTCGCCGACCGTCACGGCCTGATGGTGATCGACGAGATGAACCTCGAGAGCCACGGCGTGTGGGACCGCATCCGCAAGCTCGGCGCGCCGATCGACGACGCCGTCCCGGGCGACCGGCCGGAGTGGCTGCCCGCCCTCCTGGACCGCGCCGCCAGCATGTACGAGCGCGACAAGAACCACCCGAGCGTGGTGATGTGGTCGTGCGGCAACGAATCGTACGGCGGCACCAACCTGCGCGACGTCGCGGCCTACTTCCGCGAGGTCGACAGCCGCCCCGTGCACTACGAGGGCGTGCACTGGGACCCGCGCCATGAAGAGACGACGGATGTCGTCAGCCAGATGTATACGCCTGCGGCCGAGGTCGAGGAGTTCCTGCGAGAGCATCGCGAGAAGCCGTTCATCCTGTGCGAGTACGCGCACGCGATGGGCAACTCCTTCGGCGCGGTCGACGAGTACATCGAGCTCGCCTACCGGGAGCCGCTGTTCCAAGGCGGGTTCATCTGGGACTTCGCGGATCAGGCGATCGCCCTGACCGATCGATACGGCAACGAGTACTTCGGCTACGGCGGCGACTTCGGCGATGCGCCGAACGACGGCGAGTTCTGCGGCAACGGCATCTTCTTCACCGACCACACTCCGACGCCCAAGCTGCAGGAGGTCGCGTACCTCTATCAGGGCCTGCGCATCCGCATCGGCGACGACGCCATGACGGTGCACAACCGCCTGCTGGCGACCTCGAGCGCGGCGTACCGGTGCGTGGTGACGCTGGCCCGCGAGGGCACCGTGCTGCGCCGGGCGGAGGTCGAGACCGACATCCCGGCCGGCGAGACCGGGACGATCCCCCTCCCGCTCGCGGTGCCCGCCGCGCCGGGGGAGTACACGATCGACGTCTCGTTCCGACTGCGGTCGGCGACCGCGTGGGCGGCCGAAGGACACGAGGTCGCCCATGAGCAGCGGGTGGTGCGGGTCGGCTCGCCGGCGGCCGTCGTCGCGGGCCCGGCTCCCGAGCTCATCCGCGGTGCGCACAACATCGGTGTGCGCGGGCCGGGTTTCAGCGTGCTGTTCTCGACGCTGTACGGCGGCCTCGCCTCGTACCGCTTCGGCATGACGTCGGACGGCGGGCGGGAGCTTCTCACCTCGATGCCGCGCCCGCACTTCTGGCACGCGCCGACCGCGAACGAGCGGGGATGGGAGGCGCCCTTCGAGGACGGGCAGTGGCTGCTCGCGAGCCGGTACGGGCGGGTACGCGATCCGCTCACGAGCACGCGGGTCGAGACGGACGACTCCGCCGTGACCGTGACGCTCTCGTACGAGCTGCCGACGCGACCGGCGACGACGTGCGACGTCGCCTACCGCGTCGACGGTGCGGGGCGCGTCGAGGTGACCCAGACGCTGCGTCTCATCGAGGGCCTTCCGAGCCTGCCCGAGTTCGGCATGCTCCTGACGACTCTGCCGGAGTTCCGCCGGCTGCGGTGGTACGGCGACGGACCGGAGGAGTGCTACGTCGATCGTCGCGGCGGCGCGCGGCTGGGCGTATACGATCGCGACGTGACGACGGAGCTGACGCCGTACCTGCGGCCGCAGGAGGCGGGAAGCCGCACAGGGGTGCGCTGGGCCGAGGTGACCGACGGACGCGGCGTAGGCCTGCGGGTCGAGTCGCCCGACGGCATGGAGTTCTCGGCGTTGCCGTGGACGCCCGACGAGGTGGAGAACGCGCTGCATCACACCGAGCTGCCGCCGATCCACCGGACGGTGCTGCGCCCGGCGCTCATGCGTCGGGGCGTGGGCGGCGACGACTCGTGGGGTGCGCGCACGCTGGCGCAGTACCACCTGCCTACGAGCGGAGACCTCCAGTTCCGCTTCGCGTTCCGAGGGGTGTGA
- a CDS encoding carbohydrate ABC transporter permease has protein sequence MTSVTKLRSLPGYALLAFWALFSIFPLYFMVVSATNTSKDVLASRMLPGTALLENISVLFSTQNVVGAMTNSFLIAVGTTVLALAVCSVAGYGFEVYHSRGKDIVMAILLLAMMIPFAATMIPLFQLFARVGMVNSLWAVVIPMISTPFLILLFRQASRSFPHDIIEAARIDGLKEFAIFARIYVPTMRSTFAAAAVITFMMAWNNFLWPKVILVNNSILTMPMLTANISAGYVTDYGVLMLAVLLSSLPTMIVFFLLQRQFAQGITGAVK, from the coding sequence GTGACAAGCGTGACTAAGCTGCGCAGCCTCCCCGGATACGCCCTGCTGGCGTTCTGGGCGCTCTTCTCCATCTTCCCGCTCTACTTCATGGTCGTCTCGGCCACCAACACCAGCAAGGACGTCCTCGCCTCGCGGATGCTGCCCGGAACCGCGCTGCTGGAGAACATCTCCGTGCTGTTCTCGACGCAGAACGTCGTGGGTGCGATGACGAACTCGTTCCTCATCGCGGTGGGGACGACGGTGCTCGCCCTTGCGGTGTGCTCGGTCGCCGGCTACGGCTTCGAGGTGTATCACTCCCGGGGCAAGGACATCGTCATGGCGATCCTCCTGCTCGCGATGATGATCCCCTTCGCCGCGACGATGATCCCGCTGTTCCAGCTGTTCGCGCGCGTCGGCATGGTCAACTCGCTGTGGGCCGTCGTCATCCCGATGATCTCGACGCCGTTCCTGATCCTGCTGTTCCGGCAGGCGTCGCGTTCGTTCCCGCACGACATCATCGAGGCGGCGCGCATCGACGGCCTGAAGGAGTTCGCGATCTTCGCCCGCATCTACGTGCCGACGATGCGGTCCACGTTCGCGGCGGCCGCGGTGATCACCTTCATGATGGCGTGGAACAACTTCCTCTGGCCCAAGGTGATCCTGGTCAACAACAGCATCCTCACGATGCCGATGCTCACGGCGAACATCAGTGCGGGCTACGTCACCGACTACGGCGTGCTGATGCTCGCCGTGCTGCTGTCGTCACTGCCCACGATGATCGTCTTCTTCCTCCTGCAGCGGCAGTTCGCGCAGGGCATCACGGGGGCGGTCAAGTGA
- a CDS encoding sugar ABC transporter permease has protein sequence MASDAKTRTKTPRRNDPPPLPNYIGNRKPWLNNTRRRSLTGWGFLLPAALLILFMSFIPMAQAFVLSLQTGRGTRLEFAEPLWYNYQRLLSDEIFKLTLTNTFIYLIIQVPLMLALALVLANLLNNPKLKFKALWRTAIFLPCAVSLVSYSLVFRTLFAGDGFVNDMLTGIGAIDSPINWLGQADTARFVIILGLLWRWTGYNMVFYLAALQNIDHSSIEAARMDGANAFQTFWYVTVPQLKPMIVLTAILSINGTLQLFDESWALTRGGPAYQTMSMAHYLYEVSFQKNPNFGYAAAISYVILMLVAILSFIQMKVGDKRD, from the coding sequence GTGGCCTCCGACGCGAAGACGCGCACGAAGACACCGCGGCGGAACGATCCGCCGCCGCTGCCGAACTACATCGGCAACCGCAAGCCCTGGTTGAACAACACCCGCCGCCGCAGCCTCACCGGCTGGGGGTTCCTGCTTCCGGCGGCCCTGCTGATCCTCTTCATGAGCTTCATCCCGATGGCGCAGGCCTTCGTGCTGTCGCTGCAGACGGGGCGCGGCACGCGACTCGAGTTCGCGGAGCCGCTCTGGTACAACTACCAGCGCCTGCTGAGCGACGAGATCTTCAAGCTCACGCTCACCAACACCTTCATCTACCTGATCATCCAGGTGCCGCTCATGCTGGCGCTGGCGCTCGTGCTGGCCAACCTGCTGAACAACCCCAAGCTGAAGTTCAAGGCGCTGTGGCGGACGGCGATCTTCCTGCCGTGCGCCGTGTCGCTGGTGTCGTACTCGCTCGTGTTCCGCACGCTCTTCGCCGGCGACGGGTTCGTGAACGACATGCTGACCGGCATCGGCGCCATCGACAGCCCGATCAACTGGCTCGGGCAGGCCGACACCGCGCGCTTCGTGATCATCCTCGGCCTGCTGTGGCGGTGGACCGGCTACAACATGGTCTTCTACCTCGCCGCCCTGCAGAACATCGACCACTCGAGCATCGAGGCCGCGCGCATGGACGGCGCGAACGCCTTCCAGACGTTCTGGTACGTCACCGTCCCGCAGTTGAAGCCCATGATCGTGCTCACCGCGATCCTCTCGATCAACGGCACACTTCAGCTCTTCGACGAGTCGTGGGCGCTGACCCGAGGAGGGCCGGCCTACCAGACGATGTCGATGGCGCACTACCTCTACGAGGTGTCGTTCCAGAAGAACCCCAACTTCGGCTACGCCGCGGCGATCTCGTACGTGATCCTCATGCTCGTCGCCATCCTCTCGTTCATCCAGATGAAGGTCGGTGACAAGCGTGACTAA
- a CDS encoding extracellular solute-binding protein, with translation MKSSAKLAAALTLTLPLALTLTACGSGGDSGGEGDGDNKLTVWTWDPAFNIYAMEEAEKVYQQDNPDFELEIVEVPWDDLQTKLTTIAQSQAFSELPDIFLMQNNAFQKNGLNYPDLFSDFSDSDIDFSEFPESVVEYSTIDDINYGVPFDAGTAVTALRTDVLEQAGYTVDDFTDITWDQYLTIGKDVLAKTGQPLLSGQAGSADIPMMMLQSAGASLFDDEGNPTIVDNEALEAAIDVYTQLVDAGVLIEVNSWDEYIGTIVNSNVGGTINGIWIVGSIQTAEDQAGKWGITNLPKLDTVSGATNYSANGGSSWAISSNADVDLASDFLAATFAGSTELYDTILPKAGAVANWVPAGDSDVYNEPIEFFGGQPIFADVVAFGPEVPSNNTGAYYYEARDAVSTAMTQIMGGTDTATALGEAQANVEFAME, from the coding sequence ATGAAAAGCTCTGCGAAGCTCGCCGCGGCCCTCACCCTCACGCTGCCCCTCGCCCTCACGCTGACGGCCTGCGGCTCGGGAGGCGACTCCGGCGGCGAAGGCGACGGCGACAACAAGCTCACCGTCTGGACCTGGGACCCCGCGTTCAACATCTACGCGATGGAGGAGGCCGAGAAGGTCTACCAGCAGGACAACCCGGACTTCGAACTCGAGATCGTCGAAGTGCCGTGGGATGACCTGCAGACCAAGCTCACCACGATCGCCCAGTCCCAGGCGTTCAGCGAACTGCCCGACATCTTCCTGATGCAGAACAACGCGTTCCAGAAGAACGGGCTGAACTACCCCGACCTGTTCTCCGACTTCAGCGACTCCGACATCGACTTCTCGGAGTTCCCGGAGTCGGTCGTCGAATACTCGACCATCGACGACATCAACTACGGCGTGCCGTTCGACGCCGGGACCGCGGTCACGGCGCTGCGCACCGACGTCCTCGAGCAGGCGGGCTACACCGTCGACGACTTCACCGACATCACCTGGGACCAGTACCTCACGATCGGCAAGGACGTCCTCGCCAAGACCGGGCAGCCGCTGCTGTCGGGGCAGGCAGGTTCCGCCGACATCCCGATGATGATGCTCCAGTCGGCCGGTGCGAGCCTCTTCGACGACGAGGGCAACCCGACGATCGTGGACAACGAGGCGCTCGAAGCCGCCATCGACGTCTACACGCAGCTGGTCGACGCCGGCGTGCTCATCGAGGTCAACTCGTGGGACGAGTACATCGGCACGATCGTCAACAGCAACGTCGGGGGCACGATCAACGGCATCTGGATCGTGGGCTCGATCCAGACCGCGGAAGACCAGGCCGGCAAGTGGGGGATCACGAACCTCCCCAAGCTCGACACGGTCTCGGGTGCGACGAACTACTCCGCCAACGGCGGCTCGTCGTGGGCCATCTCGTCCAACGCCGACGTCGACCTCGCCTCGGACTTCCTCGCCGCGACGTTCGCCGGCTCGACCGAGCTCTACGACACGATCCTGCCGAAGGCCGGCGCGGTCGCGAACTGGGTCCCCGCGGGTGACAGCGACGTGTACAACGAGCCGATCGAGTTCTTCGGCGGCCAGCCGATCTTCGCCGATGTGGTCGCGTTCGGTCCCGAGGTGCCTTCGAACAACACCGGCGCCTACTACTACGAGGCCCGCGACGCCGTGAGCACGGCCATGACGCAGATCATGGGCGGCACCGACACCGCGACGGCTCTGGGCGAGGCGCAGGCCAACGTCGAGTTCGCGATGGAGTGA